A stretch of Myxococcus hansupus DNA encodes these proteins:
- a CDS encoding DNA gyrase inhibitor YacG, with product MSTLPCPICQKPVAPRGTNTAFPFCSKRCRAVDLGRWLGEEYRVPDRQADEQEDEVPSDRHPDRQHGDA from the coding sequence ATGAGCACCCTGCCGTGTCCCATCTGTCAGAAGCCCGTTGCCCCCCGGGGCACGAACACCGCGTTTCCGTTCTGTTCCAAGCGCTGCCGCGCCGTGGACCTTGGCCGGTGGCTGGGCGAGGAGTACCGCGTGCCCGACCGCCAGGCGGATGAGCAAGAGGACGAGGTGCCCTCGGACCGCCATCCGGACCGGCAGCACGGCGACGCATGA
- a CDS encoding glycosyltransferase — MSTLLFVPLPERGHINPSLKLARALQKRGHRILFCGIRDTEAVIREEGFDFECLFADLFPLGFQDEVKERISQLKGVAWLRYVLALMRKQKRMMERFLEGELDAIIRRTKPDLGIADVFLPEPFLVLRGNQVPTLLLNTSIPLRWEPQSPPPTSHVIPDGQLSSVLRGAFDWGRILFDAKLDGLRSRVGLEPDDLRYRHALARKHGYPPAHLDFAGRGNGEHDPMLILCPREFAEFQGVRPSVHFHYTGPCIDLERHEPEFPWERLSPERPLVLCSLGTMPMPPEQARRFHASVVEAARRRPAWQFVVATNEWREALPSPLPANLLAVTRAPQLQLLKRASAMVTHGGFNSVKECIYFGVPMVVLPVQFDQPGVAARVVHHGLGQRADPRTLTPDTLVPLLDAVVEQPAYRRALERMRTRFQAAEGDAALVEAIERHLPRAGGFSGAAATSG, encoded by the coding sequence ATGTCCACCCTCCTGTTCGTCCCCCTCCCCGAGCGAGGGCACATCAATCCCTCGCTCAAGCTCGCGAGGGCGCTCCAGAAACGCGGCCACCGGATTCTCTTCTGCGGCATCCGGGACACCGAAGCCGTCATCCGGGAGGAGGGCTTCGACTTCGAGTGCCTCTTCGCGGACCTGTTTCCGCTGGGCTTTCAGGACGAGGTCAAGGAGCGCATCAGCCAACTGAAGGGCGTGGCCTGGCTGCGCTACGTGCTGGCGTTGATGCGCAAGCAGAAGCGGATGATGGAGCGGTTCCTCGAGGGCGAACTCGACGCCATCATCCGCCGGACGAAACCCGACCTGGGCATCGCCGACGTGTTCCTCCCGGAGCCGTTCCTGGTCCTCCGCGGCAACCAGGTCCCCACCCTGCTGTTGAACACCAGCATCCCCTTGCGGTGGGAGCCCCAGTCGCCGCCGCCCACCTCCCATGTCATCCCGGACGGTCAGCTCTCCAGCGTCCTCCGTGGCGCCTTCGACTGGGGGCGCATCCTGTTCGACGCGAAGCTGGATGGACTGCGCAGCCGCGTGGGCCTGGAACCCGATGACCTCCGGTATCGGCACGCGCTCGCGCGCAAGCACGGGTATCCCCCCGCGCACCTGGACTTCGCCGGGCGCGGGAATGGTGAGCATGACCCCATGCTCATCCTCTGTCCGCGCGAGTTCGCGGAGTTCCAGGGCGTGCGGCCCTCGGTCCACTTCCACTACACCGGCCCGTGCATCGACCTGGAGCGACACGAGCCCGAGTTCCCCTGGGAGCGACTGAGCCCGGAGCGGCCCCTGGTGCTCTGCTCGCTGGGCACCATGCCCATGCCGCCCGAACAGGCGCGGCGCTTCCATGCGTCCGTCGTCGAAGCCGCGCGGCGACGGCCCGCGTGGCAGTTCGTCGTCGCCACCAACGAATGGCGCGAGGCGCTTCCCAGCCCCCTGCCCGCCAACCTCCTGGCCGTGACGCGCGCCCCGCAGCTCCAGTTGCTCAAACGCGCGTCCGCCATGGTGACGCATGGCGGGTTCAACAGCGTCAAGGAGTGCATCTACTTCGGCGTGCCGATGGTCGTCCTGCCGGTCCAGTTCGACCAGCCCGGCGTGGCCGCGCGCGTCGTCCACCATGGCCTGGGCCAACGCGCGGACCCGCGCACGCTGACGCCGGACACCCTGGTGCCCTTGCTGGACGCGGTCGTCGAACAGCCTGCGTACCGGCGGGCGCTGGAGCGAATGCGGACTCGCTTCCAGGCCGCGGAAGGTGACGCGGCGCTCGTGGAGGCCATCGAGCGGCACCTGCCCCGCGCTGGGGGCTTCAGTGGGGCCGCGGCAACATCAGGCTGA
- a CDS encoding lysylphosphatidylglycerol synthase transmembrane domain-containing protein, with protein sequence MKRAVKLLASLLVTFIFMWWAFRDTDWATQLASLKSANYVWLVPYFGCLLAIHVFRTLRWGCLLSGLEKVPFRKLNEASGIGFMMLLVLPFRLGEFARPFLIAQRSGIRRSAAMTSVVLERIVDGLAVAAMLRVLLFFVPTETPEIRYVKLGSWLMFAVFGGGLAFLLFGLWQQQRTVALVRATVGRLAPPVADKVADVVDTFVGAMRQLPKGRQVVLFFIYTALYWGVNGAGMSMLANAFDCSGAAPGVVCEPMDLSLFEAYVVLGVLVVGLMIPAAPGMMGTFQAATKVGLSLFLPAAAVNASGLAYANVMWLSQTVQQVGLGLILLSMGHLSFKDIAGKLDDKDSEAAAPSA encoded by the coding sequence GTGAAACGCGCCGTCAAGCTCCTGGCCAGCCTGCTGGTCACCTTCATCTTCATGTGGTGGGCCTTCCGGGACACGGATTGGGCCACCCAACTGGCCAGCCTCAAGTCGGCCAACTACGTGTGGCTGGTGCCGTACTTCGGCTGCCTCCTGGCCATCCACGTGTTCCGCACCCTGCGCTGGGGGTGCCTGCTGTCGGGACTGGAGAAGGTTCCCTTCCGCAAGCTGAACGAGGCCTCCGGCATCGGCTTCATGATGCTGCTGGTGCTGCCCTTCCGCCTGGGGGAGTTCGCCCGGCCCTTCCTCATCGCCCAGCGCAGTGGCATCCGCCGCAGCGCGGCCATGACGTCGGTGGTGCTGGAGCGCATCGTGGACGGCCTCGCCGTGGCGGCGATGTTGCGGGTGCTCCTCTTCTTCGTCCCCACCGAGACGCCGGAGATTCGCTACGTCAAGCTGGGCTCGTGGCTGATGTTCGCCGTGTTCGGCGGAGGCCTGGCGTTCCTGCTCTTCGGCCTGTGGCAGCAGCAGCGCACGGTGGCGCTGGTGCGGGCCACGGTGGGCCGGCTGGCGCCGCCCGTGGCGGACAAGGTCGCGGACGTCGTCGACACCTTCGTCGGCGCCATGCGGCAGCTCCCCAAGGGGCGGCAGGTGGTGCTCTTCTTCATCTACACGGCGCTGTACTGGGGCGTGAACGGGGCGGGCATGTCGATGCTGGCCAACGCCTTCGACTGCTCCGGCGCGGCGCCCGGCGTGGTGTGCGAGCCCATGGACCTGTCGCTCTTCGAGGCCTACGTGGTGCTCGGCGTGCTGGTGGTGGGGCTGATGATTCCCGCGGCGCCCGGAATGATGGGCACCTTCCAGGCGGCGACGAAGGTGGGCCTGAGCCTCTTCCTCCCGGCGGCGGCGGTGAATGCCAGCGGGTTGGCCTACGCCAACGTCATGTGGCTGTCCCAGACGGTGCAGCAGGTGGGCCTGGGCCTCATCCTGCTGTCCATGGGGCACCTGTCGTTCAAGGACATCGCTGGCAAGCTGGACGACAAGGACAGCGAGGCGGCGGCCCCTTCCGCCTGA
- a CDS encoding tyrosine-protein phosphatase, whose protein sequence is MSGFVDLHCHLLPGVDDGARTLDDALEMARALVDLGFSTVAPSPHARPEYAPVDVVDARRAELEEALARERIPLTLGRNAENVLDDAFLRGLTTPQARKLGPGRYVLVELPYTAPVPALLDILFRIRTKGVVPLLAHPERCLEFERKGRAAEAVRAGALLQLDVGALIGRYGGTPKKLSRAFLDEGLYAVGATDLHGPVGAREWVGRSLAELRGRAGEAAFVRLMRDHPSRLLAGESLESDPE, encoded by the coding sequence ATGAGCGGCTTCGTCGACCTGCACTGCCACCTCCTTCCTGGCGTGGATGACGGGGCTCGCACCCTGGACGACGCGCTGGAGATGGCGCGCGCGCTGGTCGACCTCGGCTTCTCCACCGTCGCGCCCAGCCCCCACGCCCGGCCCGAGTACGCCCCCGTCGACGTCGTGGACGCCCGCCGCGCGGAGCTCGAGGAGGCCCTGGCGCGCGAGCGGATTCCCCTGACGCTGGGGCGCAACGCGGAGAACGTGCTCGACGATGCCTTCTTGCGCGGCCTCACCACGCCGCAGGCGCGCAAGCTGGGGCCGGGCCGCTACGTGCTCGTCGAGCTGCCCTACACCGCGCCCGTTCCCGCCCTGCTGGACATCCTGTTCCGCATCCGGACCAAGGGCGTGGTGCCGCTGCTCGCGCACCCGGAGCGGTGCCTGGAGTTCGAGCGCAAGGGCCGCGCGGCGGAGGCCGTTCGAGCCGGCGCACTGTTACAACTGGATGTCGGAGCGCTCATCGGCCGCTACGGCGGCACCCCCAAGAAGCTGTCGCGGGCCTTCCTGGACGAGGGCCTCTACGCGGTGGGGGCCACGGACCTGCATGGCCCGGTGGGGGCCCGGGAGTGGGTGGGCCGCTCACTGGCGGAGCTGCGCGGCAGGGCAGGGGAGGCGGCCTTCGTCCGTCTCATGAGAGACCATCCCTCCCGCCTGCTGGCCGGGGAGTCGCTGGAGTCGGACCCGGAGTGA
- a CDS encoding NAD(P)H-quinone oxidoreductase produces MKVLRITRPGGPEVLAEEERPAPAPGPGEIVVRVRATALNRADLLQLRGHYPAPPDVAPDIPGLEYAGEVVAVGPRARRFQPGDRVMGLVGGGAWADQLVTHEREAMPLPEGMDFTDAAALPEAYLTAFDALVLQGEFKPGETVLVHAVASGVGSAAALICRAMGARVVGTGRNAAKLARASEWDVARTVLCDTQPPRFADAVREATGGRGADLCLDLVGGSYVPETLSALAPRGRLMLVGLVAGATTELNLGAVLTKRLRVTGTVLRSRPLEEKIALAQSAERHLLPLFRSGALRPVVDAVVPRADIRQALERMAGNDSVGKLVVRWD; encoded by the coding sequence ATGAAGGTCCTGCGCATCACCCGCCCAGGAGGGCCCGAGGTGCTCGCCGAGGAGGAACGACCCGCCCCTGCTCCGGGCCCCGGAGAAATCGTGGTCCGGGTCCGGGCCACCGCGCTCAACCGCGCGGACCTACTGCAACTTCGCGGTCACTACCCTGCCCCGCCGGACGTGGCCCCGGACATTCCCGGGCTGGAGTACGCGGGCGAGGTGGTGGCCGTGGGCCCGCGCGCACGGCGCTTCCAGCCGGGCGACCGGGTGATGGGCCTCGTGGGCGGAGGCGCCTGGGCGGACCAGTTGGTCACCCATGAGCGCGAGGCGATGCCCCTCCCCGAGGGCATGGACTTCACCGACGCCGCGGCGCTCCCGGAGGCCTACCTCACCGCGTTCGACGCGTTGGTCCTCCAGGGTGAGTTCAAGCCCGGGGAGACGGTGCTCGTCCACGCGGTGGCCAGTGGGGTCGGCTCGGCGGCGGCGCTCATCTGCCGCGCCATGGGCGCGCGGGTGGTGGGCACCGGCCGGAACGCGGCGAAGCTGGCGCGGGCCTCCGAATGGGACGTCGCGCGCACCGTGCTGTGTGACACCCAGCCCCCGCGCTTCGCGGACGCGGTGCGTGAGGCGACGGGTGGCCGAGGCGCGGACCTGTGCTTGGACCTGGTGGGTGGCAGCTACGTTCCAGAGACGCTCAGCGCCCTGGCACCTCGCGGGCGGCTGATGCTGGTGGGGCTGGTGGCGGGCGCGACGACGGAGCTGAACCTGGGCGCCGTGCTGACGAAGCGCCTTCGCGTCACGGGCACCGTGCTGCGCAGCCGTCCCCTCGAGGAGAAGATCGCGCTCGCCCAGAGCGCGGAGCGGCACCTGTTGCCGCTGTTCCGCTCGGGAGCGCTGCGGCCCGTGGTAGACGCCGTGGTGCCACGCGCCGACATCCGGCAGGCGCTGGAGCGCATGGCGGGCAACGACTCGGTGGGCAAGCTCGTGGTGCGGTGGGATTGA
- a CDS encoding agmatinase family protein: MSTHFDPSAAAQPDSGVFGLPHSPEEAHVVLIPVPFEATTSYGGGTSDGPAAVLEASRQVDLFDVETGRPYERGIAMLPESAELRDWNTRAKERAQVVIEAGGIHSGEAELIQAAQDVNGLCDQMNELVYRTTKHWLEQGKRVAAVGGDHSISYGIIRAHAEKYPGMGVLHLDAHADLRVAYEGFTWSHASIMYNVVERIPGVKTLVQVGLRDMSGEEHQYIADSQGRVHGFFDADLQNRRFDGVPWNKQVADIVNLLPQQVYLSFDIDGLDPVLCPHTGTPVPGGLSFPEAVALISGVVRSGRTIVGFDLTEVAPDPEGSEWDGNVGARLLYKMIGWMLKSQRA; the protein is encoded by the coding sequence ATGTCCACCCACTTCGACCCCAGCGCCGCCGCCCAGCCGGACTCCGGCGTGTTCGGCCTCCCCCACTCCCCGGAAGAGGCCCACGTCGTCCTCATCCCCGTGCCGTTCGAGGCCACCACCAGCTACGGCGGAGGGACGTCCGACGGCCCGGCCGCCGTCCTGGAGGCCAGCCGGCAGGTCGACCTCTTCGACGTGGAGACGGGCCGCCCCTACGAGCGCGGCATCGCCATGCTCCCCGAGTCCGCGGAGCTGCGCGACTGGAACACCCGCGCCAAGGAGCGCGCCCAGGTCGTCATCGAGGCCGGTGGCATCCACTCGGGTGAGGCCGAGCTGATTCAGGCCGCCCAGGACGTGAATGGCCTGTGCGACCAGATGAACGAGCTTGTCTACCGCACCACGAAGCACTGGTTGGAGCAGGGCAAGCGCGTGGCCGCGGTGGGCGGAGACCACTCCATCTCCTACGGCATCATCCGCGCGCACGCGGAGAAGTATCCGGGCATGGGCGTGCTGCACCTGGACGCGCACGCCGACCTGCGCGTGGCCTACGAGGGCTTCACCTGGTCCCACGCGTCCATCATGTACAACGTCGTGGAGCGCATCCCCGGCGTGAAGACGCTGGTCCAGGTGGGCCTGCGTGACATGAGCGGAGAGGAGCACCAGTACATCGCGGACTCCCAGGGCCGCGTGCACGGCTTCTTCGACGCCGACCTCCAGAACAGGCGCTTCGACGGCGTGCCCTGGAACAAGCAGGTGGCGGACATCGTCAACCTGCTCCCGCAGCAGGTCTACCTGTCCTTCGACATCGACGGGCTGGACCCCGTGCTCTGCCCGCACACCGGTACGCCCGTGCCGGGTGGCCTGTCCTTCCCGGAGGCGGTGGCCCTCATCTCCGGCGTGGTCCGCTCCGGGCGCACCATCGTGGGCTTCGACCTCACCGAGGTGGCCCCCGACCCCGAAGGCAGCGAGTGGGACGGCAACGTCGGCGCCCGGCTGCTCTACAAGATGATTGGCTGGATGCTGAAGTCGCAGCGCGCCTGA
- a CDS encoding TMEM165/GDT1 family protein: protein MLEAFIGSFVLVAASEMGDKTQLLAFSLATRFRKPWHVLAGIFVATIANHALASSVGSWVSTHVPAKWMALLLAVLFIGFGLWTLKPDTLDEDGGKPPRYGAFLTTVVLFFLAEMGDKTQFATMAVAARYQAPVIVTLGTTAGMMLSDGLAVFLGDRIAGRVQMKWVRWAAASLFFIFGALSLWSALRMG, encoded by the coding sequence ATGTTGGAAGCGTTCATCGGTTCGTTCGTGTTGGTCGCCGCCAGTGAGATGGGGGACAAGACGCAGTTGCTCGCGTTCTCCCTGGCCACGCGGTTCCGCAAGCCGTGGCACGTGCTGGCGGGCATCTTCGTCGCCACCATCGCCAATCACGCGCTGGCCTCCAGCGTGGGCAGTTGGGTGTCCACGCACGTCCCGGCGAAGTGGATGGCGCTGCTGCTGGCGGTGCTGTTCATCGGCTTCGGCCTGTGGACGCTCAAGCCGGACACGCTGGATGAAGACGGCGGCAAGCCGCCGCGTTACGGAGCGTTCCTCACCACGGTGGTGCTCTTCTTCCTCGCGGAGATGGGGGACAAGACGCAGTTCGCCACCATGGCCGTGGCCGCGCGCTACCAGGCGCCGGTGATTGTGACGCTGGGCACCACCGCGGGAATGATGCTGTCCGACGGGCTCGCGGTGTTCCTGGGAGACCGGATCGCCGGGCGCGTGCAGATGAAATGGGTGCGCTGGGCCGCGGCCAGCCTGTTCTTCATCTTCGGCGCGCTGTCGCTGTGGTCGGCGCTCCGGATGGGGTGA
- a CDS encoding ankyrin repeat domain-containing protein codes for MTEQQQELERLIRQINDLHYIQTYDRVEMPEAEYRQVLAKAEQKNAEAVAQIRKLLEAGVSLDFQTINGHTPMMIAVTQNNVEVIQLLMEHGADIRATSSYEFPIHRAAEFGADRVVQFFLDQGIDPRQKTEGGRSVLSAARASRHSKNVVPMLVELLKTTKDQRGPPPKKVKHLSEADVARYLSGDAPAGVSAATWAQLRSFMESVFVEEYSVNLDQLYAGIEEHGNTHAPLVFAIIGLIQAVSTRAPLNKTIKKVATSPLLHHGDLEVTGPLNVKSLLVTGNLKVHGKASNFQGAQLFVGGDFTCDTFRTEGPVIIGGDLKASLVDAYYNDYSLEVRGALVAQKLVIEKHQVTASRFDVQERVEK; via the coding sequence ATGACGGAGCAGCAGCAGGAACTCGAACGCCTCATCCGGCAGATCAACGACCTCCACTACATCCAGACGTATGACCGGGTCGAGATGCCGGAGGCGGAGTACCGTCAAGTCCTGGCGAAGGCGGAGCAGAAGAACGCCGAGGCAGTGGCTCAAATCAGGAAGCTGCTCGAAGCGGGCGTCAGCCTGGACTTCCAGACCATCAACGGCCACACGCCGATGATGATCGCCGTGACCCAAAACAACGTCGAGGTCATCCAACTGCTCATGGAGCACGGCGCCGACATCCGGGCGACCTCCAGCTACGAGTTCCCCATCCACCGGGCCGCGGAGTTCGGGGCCGACCGCGTCGTGCAGTTCTTCCTCGACCAGGGCATCGACCCTCGGCAGAAGACGGAAGGAGGCCGGTCGGTGCTCTCCGCCGCTCGCGCGTCCCGCCACAGCAAGAACGTGGTCCCCATGCTCGTCGAACTCCTGAAGACGACGAAGGACCAGCGCGGCCCGCCGCCCAAGAAGGTGAAGCACCTCTCGGAGGCGGACGTCGCACGCTATCTCTCAGGTGACGCGCCCGCGGGCGTCAGCGCGGCGACCTGGGCGCAGCTCCGCAGCTTCATGGAGAGCGTCTTCGTCGAGGAGTACTCCGTCAACCTCGACCAGCTCTACGCCGGCATCGAGGAGCACGGCAACACCCACGCTCCCTTGGTGTTCGCCATCATTGGCCTCATCCAGGCCGTCTCCACACGGGCCCCCTTGAACAAGACGATCAAGAAGGTGGCCACGAGCCCCCTCCTCCACCACGGTGACCTGGAAGTCACGGGGCCGTTGAACGTGAAGTCGCTCCTGGTGACAGGGAACCTGAAAGTGCACGGCAAGGCCTCCAACTTCCAAGGCGCCCAGCTCTTCGTCGGCGGCGACTTCACCTGCGACACCTTCCGGACGGAAGGCCCTGTCATCATCGGCGGGGACCTGAAGGCCTCGCTCGTCGACGCGTACTACAATGACTACAGCCTGGAGGTCCGGGGCGCGCTGGTGGCGCAGAAGCTCGTGATTGAGAAACATCAGGTCACCGCCAGCCGTTTCGACGTGCAGGAACGCGTCGAGAAGTAG
- a CDS encoding ribbon-helix-helix domain-containing protein, with product MQDGSASPLSPEAPSSPAATEVSVDVRGPDADIVSTHVLVPEEQVQKLRELARRTRIHQSEYLREAVDDLLGKYGRGTPKEEGQS from the coding sequence ATGCAGGATGGAAGCGCCAGTCCCCTGAGCCCCGAGGCTCCGTCGTCCCCGGCGGCCACGGAAGTGTCTGTCGACGTCCGTGGCCCGGACGCCGACATTGTCTCCACCCACGTCCTCGTTCCCGAGGAGCAGGTCCAGAAGCTGCGCGAGCTGGCGCGGCGGACCCGCATCCACCAGAGCGAGTACCTCCGCGAGGCCGTGGATGACCTGCTCGGCAAGTACGGCCGCGGCACGCCCAAGGAGGAAGGACAGTCATGA